Proteins encoded within one genomic window of Triticum aestivum cultivar Chinese Spring chromosome 2D, IWGSC CS RefSeq v2.1, whole genome shotgun sequence:
- the LOC123055988 gene encoding uncharacterized protein, with translation MADDELTDMMYDMEFGELMKDWIEDWSDDENSDRGDRSENGNVLEDLNENNEHDDGEENNSEISNEDYISQLISECHNAYDYYGESDAETGLDVESLAAPDSGESQSSVIMSEEEVKCNYVEWVDPEWSMATKFCLRELWSMYDEKLRQNIKNAEEKCMLIGEKRRTEEELRFFKMDFAKLVADKEDALT, from the exons ATGGCGGACGATGAGTTAACTGATATGATGTAtgacatggagtttggagaactgatgaaagactggatagaagattggtcagatgatgaaaattcagatcgtggagataggtcagagaatgggaacgtattggaagatcttaat gaaaacaatgagcatgatgatggtgaggaaaacaactcggagatctcgaatgaagattacattagtcag ctcatttccgaatgtcataatgcgtacgactattacggtgaatccgacgcGGAGACAGGCCTTGATGTCGAATCATTAGCTGCACCTGATTCTGGGGAGTCACAAtcgtcggtcatcatgagtgag GAAGAAGTGAAATGTAACTATGTGGAATGGGTAGACCCGGAGTGGTCAATGGCTACGAAGTTCTGCCTGAGAGAACTATGGAGCATGTATGACGAGAAGCTGAGACAGAATATTAAGAATGCTGAAGAAAAATGCATGTTAATTGGAGAAAAGAGGAGGACGGAGGAAGAGCTGAGATTTTTCAAAATGGACTTTGCTAAACTGGTGGCTGATAAGGAGGATGCTCTCACGTAG